The genomic stretch GAGACCTCGCTGTTCCAGCGCCGCTCGCCCGTGCCCGGGTCGACGAAGTGGTAGTACCAGCCCCCGACGTGGGTGCTGCGCCCGACGTAGAACTCGAGCGTGCGGCGGGCCTGGTCGCGGGCCGCGTCCTTCGCGAGCCAGCCCCGGGCCTCGCCGACGCAGAGCGCGCTCAGCATGAAGCCGGTCGCGGCGCTGCTCGCGACCTTGCCGCGGTCGCTCGTGTAGGTCGAACCGTCGGCCCGCGCGCGGTCGCGCGTGAGCCCGGTGCGCAGGTCGGTCTGTTCGAGGAAGAAGGACAGCGAGCGGCGCTGGAGGTCGTCGAGGAAGGCCTCGTCCTCCCGGGTCAGCGGCGGCGCGGACGGCGCCGTCCCCGCGGCCCGAGCCGCGGGCGCCGCCAGCGAGAGAAGGAACGCGAGCCCCCAGCGCCTTGCCTGCACGGCGCTGCTATTTGGCCGCGACATCGAAGGAGCCCTCCAACCCGCCCGTCGAGTCCGTGCCGACGAAGACCTGGAACTTCCCGGGCTCGACCGTGAAGCGCATGCGCGCGTCGAGCGCGCCGAGCTCCTTCGGGCCGAGGGTGAAGACCACGGCGCGCTTCTCGCCGGGCTTCAGCGTCACCCGCTCGAAGCCCTTGAGCTCCCGCACCGGCCGCGTCGCGCTGGCGGCCGCGTCGCGGATGTAGAGCTGCACCACTTCGTCGCCGGCGCGCGCGCCCGCGTTCTCGACGCTCGCCCGGACCTCGAGGGTCCCGTCGGGCTGGATGCTCCCGGCGCTCAGCTCGAGGCCCGAGAGCCGGAAGCTCGTGTAGCTGAGTCCGTATCCGAAGGGATAGAGCGGCGTCACCGGGACGTCGAGGTACTTCGAGGTGTATTTGTTGTCGAGCGCCGGCGGCCGGCCGGTGCCCTTGTGGTTGTAGTAGAGCGGCACCTGGCCCAGAGCGCGCGGGAAGGTGACCGGGAGCTTCCCGCCCGGGTTCACATCGCCGAAGAGCGCGTCGGCGATGGCCGGACCCGCCTGCGAGCCGGCGAACCAGGTCTCGAGGATGGCCGGAGCCTTCGCGGCCAGGCGCGTCAGCGTCAGCGGCCGACCGTTCATGAGCACCACCGCGACGGGCTTCCCGGCCGCGAGCACCGCCTCGGCCAGCTCGAGCTGGCGGCCGGGGAGGTCGAGGGTCGAACGCGAGGAGGCCTCGCCGCTCATCTCGGAACTCTCGCCGAGGGCGAGCACGACGGCGTCGGCCTTGCCCGCCGCGGCGACGGCCTCCTGGAAACCGGCGGAGGAGGCGTCGTCGATCGCGCACCCTTTCGCGTGGAGGATCGTCATCTTCGGGAACTTGGCGCGCAGGCCGGCGAGCAGGGTGAGCGCATCCTCCTTCTTCCCGTCGCCCGACCAGGAGCCGATGACCGAAGGGTCGTCGGCCAGCGGGCCGAGCACCGCCAAAGTCTTGATCCCTTTGTCCAGGGGAAGGACCCCGCCGTCGTTCTTGAGGAGGACGAAGGACTTCGCAGCGGCCGCGCGCGCGGCCGCGAGGTTCTCCTTCGTCAGGAGGGCGGTCTTCTCGCGCTTCGGGTCGACGTAGGGATGCTCGAAGAGGCCGAGCCGGAACTTCAGGCGCAGGACGCGCCGCACGGCCTCGTCGACGGTCTTCAGGGGAAGGCGGCCGTCGGCGACCAGCTTCGGGCCGTGCTCGTTGTAGAGCCGGCTCACCATCTCCATGTCCGCCCCGGCGGAGAGCGCGAGGCGCGCGGCGTCGGCGCCGTCGGCCGCGAGGCCGTGGGGGATGAGCTCCGCGACGGCGGTGTAGTCGGTGACGACGAGGCCGTCGAAGCCCCATTCCCCGCGCAGGACGTCGGTGAGGATCCAGCGGTTGGCCGTCGCGGGGATCCCGTCGAGGTCGTTGAAGGCGCTCATGAAGGTGGCGACCCCGGCCTCGACGGCGGCGCGGAAGGGCGGGAAGTAGGTCTCGCGCAGGACGCGCTCGGAGACGTCGGTCGTGTTGTAGTCGCGCCCGGACTCGGCCGCGCCGTAAGCGGCCCAGTGCTTGGCGCAGGCCGCGACCTTGTCGGGGGCCGCGGGGTCCGCGCCCTGAAAGCCGCGCACGCGGGCGCGCGCGAGGGCGGCGCCGAGGTAGGCGTCCTCCCCCGAGCCCTCGACGATGCGGCCCCAGCGCGGGTCGCGGGCGATGTCCACCATCGGCGCGAAGGTCCACTTCAGACCGACGGCGGCGGCCTCGGCGGCGGCGACCGCGGCGGCCCGCTCCGCGGCGGCGGGGTCCCAGGAGGCGGCTTCGGCCAGGGGGACGGGGAAGACGGTGCGGTAGCCGTGGATGACGTCGAAGGCGAAGAGGATGGGGACCTTGAGGCGGGACTCCTCGACCGCGATCCTCTGCAGAGCGTTGACGTTGGCGGCGCCGCGCACGTTGAGCGTGGAGCCGAGCCGGCCCTTGCGCGCGAGGTCGGCGAACTCGGGACGGGCCGTCCCTTCGGAGAGGCCGTCGAGCTGCTGGAGCTGCCCGAGCTTCTCCTCGAGCGTCATCCTCGAGAGCAGCGCCTCGACGCGAGCCTCGACGTCCCTGGGCCCCGGTGCGGCGGGGACCGCGGCGCGGGCGGACGGGGCGAGGACGGCGAGGATGAGGGCGAGCGAAAGGGTCTTCTTCATGACAGGTTCCTCCGGTTCGGCTATGATACTATTCGGCGCCCTCAAAGGGACGACCCATGCGCACGGACCGATTCGAGCTTCTGGCACCCGCGAAGGACCTGGCCTGCGGCCTGGCCGCCCTCGAGTGCGGCGCGGACGCCGTCTACGTCGGCGCCGAGCGCTTCGGCGCGCGCCGGGCCGCCGGGAACTCCCGGCGAGACATCGCCCAGCTCGCCGCCCGGGCGCACGTCTTCCACGCGAAGGTCTACGCGGCGGTCAACACGCTTCTGCGCGACGACGAGCTCGAGGCCGCGCGCCGGCTCGTCGTCGGCCTGCACGAGGACGGGGTCGACGGCCTCATCGTCCAGGACTTCGGACTCCTCGAACTGGACCTGCCGCCGCTCCCCCTCATCGCCAGCACGCAGATGCACAACGACTCCCCCGCGCGCGTGCGCTTTCTCCGGGACGCGGGCTTCTCCCGGGCCATCCTGGCCCGCGAGCTCGCGCTCGACGAGATCTCGGCGGTCGCCGCGGCCGCGCCGGGCCTCGAGCTCGAGGCCTTCGTGCACGGCGCCCTGTGCGTGTCCTACAGCGGCCGCTGCGCGCTGAGCTACGCGCTCGGCGGACGCAGCGCCAACCGCGGGGAGTGCGCCCAGCCCTGCCGCAAGCCCTACGCGGTCCGCGACGCGGGAGGGCGCGTCCTCGCGGCCGGCTGCCACGCCCTCTGCCTCAAGGACCTGAACCTCGCGAGCCACCTGGAAGGGCTCATCGCCGCGGGCGTGACCTCCTTCAAGATCGAAGGCCGGCTCAAGGACCTCGACTACGTCCGCAACACCGTCCTCTACTACCGGCGCGCGCTCGACGCGGCGCTGGGCAAGGTCGGCGGGCGCCGGGCGTCCTCCGGACGGGTCGAGAGCGCCTTCAGC from Elusimicrobiota bacterium encodes the following:
- a CDS encoding glycoside hydrolase family 3 N-terminal domain-containing protein, which encodes MKKTLSLALILAVLAPSARAAVPAAPGPRDVEARVEALLSRMTLEEKLGQLQQLDGLSEGTARPEFADLARKGRLGSTLNVRGAANVNALQRIAVEESRLKVPILFAFDVIHGYRTVFPVPLAEAASWDPAAAERAAAVAAAEAAAVGLKWTFAPMVDIARDPRWGRIVEGSGEDAYLGAALARARVRGFQGADPAAPDKVAACAKHWAAYGAAESGRDYNTTDVSERVLRETYFPPFRAAVEAGVATFMSAFNDLDGIPATANRWILTDVLRGEWGFDGLVVTDYTAVAELIPHGLAADGADAARLALSAGADMEMVSRLYNEHGPKLVADGRLPLKTVDEAVRRVLRLKFRLGLFEHPYVDPKREKTALLTKENLAAARAAAAKSFVLLKNDGGVLPLDKGIKTLAVLGPLADDPSVIGSWSGDGKKEDALTLLAGLRAKFPKMTILHAKGCAIDDASSAGFQEAVAAAGKADAVVLALGESSEMSGEASSRSTLDLPGRQLELAEAVLAAGKPVAVVLMNGRPLTLTRLAAKAPAILETWFAGSQAGPAIADALFGDVNPGGKLPVTFPRALGQVPLYYNHKGTGRPPALDNKYTSKYLDVPVTPLYPFGYGLSYTSFRLSGLELSAGSIQPDGTLEVRASVENAGARAGDEVVQLYIRDAAASATRPVRELKGFERVTLKPGEKRAVVFTLGPKELGALDARMRFTVEPGKFQVFVGTDSTGGLEGSFDVAAK